A part of Flexistipes sp. genomic DNA contains:
- a CDS encoding DUF4254 domain-containing protein — translation MIDTNNLADKMYKLISEWHIKDNFNQQSLNSSLDDAIVLLVRYNYELWHQEDIARDPNANDSEIAQVKRNIDKLNQKRNNMIEEVDEIISELLSEKVIELSENASMNSETPGSIIDRLSINMLKIYHMEEQTERKDATAEHIKSCKSKLKILQMQKDDLSKCLNELMEDLIKGNKFFKVYRQMKMYNDPNLNPVLYKKGS, via the coding sequence ATGATTGATACAAACAACTTGGCAGATAAGATGTACAAACTAATATCTGAGTGGCATATCAAAGATAATTTCAACCAGCAATCACTCAACAGCAGCCTGGATGATGCGATAGTTCTTTTAGTCAGATATAATTATGAACTCTGGCACCAGGAGGATATAGCCCGCGATCCCAATGCGAATGATTCTGAAATAGCCCAGGTAAAAAGAAATATAGATAAGCTGAATCAAAAACGTAATAATATGATTGAGGAGGTGGATGAAATTATTTCTGAGCTGCTGTCTGAAAAAGTCATTGAATTAAGTGAAAATGCATCAATGAACAGTGAAACGCCGGGCAGCATAATAGACAGACTTTCCATAAACATGTTAAAAATTTATCATATGGAAGAACAAACGGAAAGAAAAGATGCGACAGCAGAACATATAAAAAGCTGCAAATCAAAGCTCAAAATTTTACAAATGCAAAAAGATGACCTGTCCAAATGTTTAAATGAACTTATGGAAGATTTAATAAAAGGGAATAAATTTTTCAAAGTTTACAGGCAAATGAAAATGTACAACGATCCAAATCTCAATCCGGTTCTGTATAAAAAAGGAAGCTAA